A window of the Tessaracoccus sp. MC1865 genome harbors these coding sequences:
- a CDS encoding iron ABC transporter permease, with amino-acid sequence MPASSSRPWLQVAAALVAAIVLLPIVVTVASGFGVGWSEAAAYLFRPRIGMLLTNTAALMAITLPLAVAIGTGAAWLVERTDLPGAGVWRALMLAPLAVPAFVASYAWTSWQPALVGLGGAALVTTLAYFPFVFLPVAALLRALDEGEEEAARSLGLGPFAAFRRAVLPRLRPALSGGALLVALHLLAEYGVLAMMRYQTFTTAILQQYAVGFSDAQGSLLASVLLLLCLGLLTLEVVGRGSRRVARIGAGSMRPPSRVPLGRWTWPALAGLTLLTALSTAVPVVLVLRWLLTGTSQSGAVADDLLRVTASTLGLAVLGGLTAVVVALPGALLLSRGGGWVATLLERATFVGSALPGVVVALALVGLAVTWAPGLYQTVALVVVAYAVLFLPRAMVSLRSGLAAAPPELAEAARSLGQGGAGVFRRVVLPLAAPSVLAGFVLVALAISTELTATLLLAPTGADTLALSFWAASDELDYAAAAPYAAMMIVLSVPLTVVLRRQITHDRRATK; translated from the coding sequence ATGCCGGCATCCTCTAGCCGCCCCTGGCTCCAGGTGGCCGCCGCCCTCGTCGCGGCGATCGTCCTGCTCCCCATCGTCGTCACGGTGGCCAGCGGGTTCGGGGTGGGCTGGTCAGAGGCGGCCGCCTACCTCTTCCGGCCGCGGATCGGGATGCTGCTGACCAACACGGCCGCTCTCATGGCCATCACCCTGCCGCTCGCAGTCGCGATCGGCACCGGGGCGGCCTGGCTGGTGGAGCGCACCGACCTCCCCGGCGCCGGCGTCTGGCGCGCCCTGATGCTGGCGCCCCTCGCCGTGCCCGCCTTCGTGGCCAGCTACGCCTGGACCTCCTGGCAGCCGGCCCTCGTCGGCCTGGGCGGTGCCGCGCTGGTCACCACGCTGGCCTACTTCCCGTTCGTCTTCCTGCCGGTGGCCGCGCTGCTGCGGGCGCTCGACGAGGGAGAGGAGGAGGCTGCGCGCTCCCTCGGGCTGGGCCCCTTCGCGGCCTTCCGCCGGGCAGTCCTCCCTCGCCTCCGCCCCGCCCTGAGCGGCGGGGCCCTGCTGGTGGCCCTCCACCTCCTCGCCGAATACGGCGTGCTGGCCATGATGCGCTACCAGACCTTCACCACGGCGATCCTGCAGCAGTACGCCGTCGGCTTCAGCGACGCCCAGGGCTCGCTCCTGGCCTCCGTCCTCCTCCTGCTCTGCCTCGGCCTCCTGACGCTCGAGGTCGTCGGCCGCGGCTCGCGGCGCGTCGCCAGGATCGGGGCGGGCAGCATGCGGCCGCCGTCACGCGTGCCGCTGGGCAGGTGGACGTGGCCGGCGCTCGCCGGGCTCACGCTCCTGACCGCGCTGTCCACGGCGGTACCGGTGGTGCTGGTGCTGCGGTGGCTCCTCACCGGAACCAGCCAGTCCGGGGCCGTGGCCGACGACCTCCTCCGCGTCACCGCGTCGACTCTGGGGCTGGCCGTCCTGGGTGGCCTCACGGCCGTGGTGGTGGCGTTGCCCGGAGCGCTGCTCCTCAGCAGGGGCGGCGGCTGGGTCGCCACACTCCTCGAGCGCGCCACCTTCGTCGGCAGCGCGCTGCCCGGCGTGGTCGTGGCGCTGGCGCTCGTCGGTCTCGCCGTGACCTGGGCGCCAGGGCTCTACCAGACCGTGGCCCTGGTGGTGGTGGCGTACGCGGTGCTCTTCCTGCCCCGCGCGATGGTCTCCCTCCGCTCGGGGCTGGCGGCGGCCCCACCGGAACTGGCGGAGGCCGCGCGCTCGCTGGGGCAGGGCGGGGCGGGCGTGTTCCGGCGGGTGGTGCTGCCCCTGGCGGCGCCGTCGGTGTTGGCCGGTTTCGTGCTGGTGGCACTGGCGATCTCCACCGAACTCACCGCGACGCTGCTGCTCGCCCCCACCGGCGCCGACACGCTGGCGCTGTCGTTCTGGGCGGCCAGCGACGAACTCGACTACGCGGCCGCCGCGCCGTACGCGGCGATGATGATCGTGCTGTCGGTGCCGCTGACGGTGGTGCTCCGGCGCCAGATCACCCACGACAGAAGGGCCACGAAATGA
- a CDS encoding extracellular solute-binding protein, which produces MTPHLSRRLLLTAFALTPIAVAACSRDDGGEEFVADPEALLIYSSQHENVTAAWAEAFTAATGVKTQVRRGSDSSMGHQIVQEGDRSPADVFLTENSPAMTVVQRAGLLAPVVATTLEQVPSAMAPSSTDWIAIAARSTVLCWNTSEISEAELPKSMMDLADPAWDGRWGCAPGGADFQAIVAGMLADRGEEETAAWLVALQRGANAYQNNIATMKAVNAGEVPVGVMYHYYWYRDQAGNKEGSGNTQLHYFGNQDPGAFVSLSAGGVLASSDKAEQAQQFLAYITSPEGQKVLVDSKSMEYAVGVGVASDPALPPLESLDNPPVDPFTLNSDEVTKLMTDAGIL; this is translated from the coding sequence GTGACCCCCCATCTCAGCCGACGCCTCCTCCTCACCGCGTTCGCCCTCACGCCGATCGCAGTTGCAGCGTGCAGCCGCGACGACGGCGGTGAGGAGTTCGTCGCGGACCCCGAGGCGCTCCTCATCTACTCCTCGCAGCACGAGAACGTGACGGCCGCGTGGGCCGAGGCCTTCACGGCGGCCACCGGGGTGAAGACGCAGGTGCGTCGAGGCTCCGATTCGTCCATGGGCCACCAGATCGTGCAGGAGGGGGACCGCAGCCCCGCCGACGTGTTCCTCACGGAGAACTCCCCGGCCATGACGGTGGTGCAGCGCGCCGGTCTCCTCGCGCCCGTCGTCGCCACCACGCTGGAGCAGGTGCCGAGCGCCATGGCGCCGTCCAGCACCGACTGGATCGCGATCGCCGCCCGCTCGACGGTGCTGTGCTGGAACACCTCCGAGATCAGCGAGGCGGAACTGCCGAAATCGATGATGGACCTGGCGGATCCCGCCTGGGACGGCCGCTGGGGCTGCGCCCCCGGCGGGGCCGACTTCCAGGCCATCGTCGCGGGCATGCTCGCCGACCGCGGCGAGGAGGAGACCGCCGCCTGGCTCGTCGCCCTGCAGAGGGGTGCCAACGCCTACCAGAACAACATCGCCACGATGAAGGCCGTCAACGCGGGCGAGGTGCCGGTGGGCGTCATGTACCACTACTACTGGTACCGCGACCAGGCCGGCAACAAGGAGGGCTCGGGCAACACCCAGCTGCACTACTTCGGCAACCAGGACCCGGGCGCCTTCGTCTCCCTGTCGGCCGGCGGCGTGCTCGCCAGCAGCGACAAGGCCGAGCAGGCCCAACAGTTCCTGGCCTACATCACCTCGCCCGAGGGACAGAAAGTGCTCGTCGACTCCAAGTCGATGGAGTACGCGGTGGGCGTGGGCGTCGCCTCGGACCCCGCGCTCCCGCCGCTGGAGAGCCTGGACAATCCGCCGGTGGACCCGTTCACGCTGAACTCGGATGAGGTCACCAAGCTGATGACTGATGCCGGCATCCTCTAG
- a CDS encoding AMP-binding protein, which yields MQEAWTLTKGRALSPLPLSQRVAGAAPALIAGDGEVVDHATLRRRVDELSARLRTGDRRLAHVQLRPTVDDIVGYLALLEADHVVLLLPEGHGAEAVRRAWPADLQLVDGDIDFLHEDPEPRHLLHPDLALLLSTSGSTGSPKLVRLSHANLTSNAHAIAAALGLTAHDRGATSLPLHYCFGLSVLHSHLAVGASVALTCGSVLDDDFWTAVDAGVSTLAVVPHMVELMETTGVLDRPHPSLRLITQAGGRMGEDRVRRTAQLGARHGWGVAVMYGQSEATARIAIQSPDATLSSPGTVGTPVPGTEVRLDRAVRESDGTSGEIVVTGPGVMLGYAQHPDDLALGRMVTELRTGDLGVLDGGLLRIVGRRSGFVKVLGLRIDLARVETTLEHEGLVVCVTGDDTGLRVAVEPVPGEVAGDTASRVRRLAGHAAGVGVGHIRVGVLPLARLTNGKVDRAGCDALVRATDPEECADSRQRIDAPGVAVRVAGVLRDVLSLPDVDLDRSFVALGGDSLTHVQASARLSSLLGDLPADWHHRPARSLVDSAAPDDVRPAPDRRWQRVEMSVVLRAVAAIIICGSHAELFRVLGGAHTLMAVAGYSTAMFGLSAAGAVARWRAGARLVIGVAVPTVVTALIGMAYGRYGWGNVFLVNWATGNISTGGRNELWFVDVLVLAVLVVTALLSWPAIARRWTDDPWRVAMGLLLVGLVARFIILSFEHDGPMRGVLPTVFWLFAAGMALAVARTRRRTELTLAMALLGTLGYFPDDTARNLVIAGGIIALALVRSVPLPRLVVPVVTVLAAASLHIYLIQFHVLTLVSRTLTDHGLVRTVAALVVGVLLWRVTATPIARLQDLLVPLRSTSPTPERTTP from the coding sequence GTGCAAGAAGCGTGGACGCTGACCAAGGGTCGGGCCCTGAGTCCGCTCCCTCTGTCCCAGCGCGTCGCCGGCGCGGCGCCGGCGCTCATCGCCGGGGACGGGGAAGTCGTCGACCACGCCACGCTGCGTCGGCGGGTGGACGAACTTTCGGCCCGCCTCCGCACGGGCGACCGACGTCTCGCTCACGTCCAGTTGCGCCCCACCGTCGACGACATCGTCGGCTACCTGGCCCTGCTCGAGGCCGACCATGTCGTGCTGCTCCTGCCCGAGGGCCACGGCGCAGAGGCCGTGCGCCGGGCCTGGCCGGCCGACCTGCAGCTGGTCGACGGTGACATCGACTTCCTCCACGAGGATCCGGAGCCGCGACACCTCCTCCACCCGGATCTCGCGCTGCTGCTGAGCACGTCCGGCAGCACCGGTTCCCCCAAGCTCGTGCGGCTGTCGCATGCCAACCTCACCTCCAACGCCCACGCCATCGCGGCGGCGCTCGGCCTCACGGCGCACGATCGCGGTGCGACGAGCCTCCCGCTGCACTACTGCTTCGGGTTGTCCGTCCTGCACAGCCACCTCGCTGTCGGGGCGTCGGTCGCCCTGACGTGCGGCTCCGTGCTCGACGACGACTTCTGGACCGCCGTCGACGCGGGCGTCTCGACGCTGGCCGTCGTCCCCCACATGGTGGAACTCATGGAGACGACGGGGGTCCTCGATCGCCCGCACCCGTCGCTCCGGCTCATCACGCAGGCCGGCGGCCGCATGGGGGAGGACCGGGTGCGACGCACCGCCCAGCTGGGCGCGCGCCACGGATGGGGGGTCGCCGTCATGTACGGCCAGAGCGAGGCCACCGCGCGCATCGCCATCCAGTCGCCGGACGCCACGTTGTCGTCGCCGGGCACCGTGGGCACCCCTGTCCCCGGCACCGAGGTGCGGCTGGACCGTGCGGTGCGTGAATCCGACGGCACCAGCGGCGAGATCGTCGTGACCGGCCCCGGCGTGATGCTCGGCTACGCGCAACACCCCGACGACCTCGCCCTCGGCCGCATGGTCACCGAGCTGCGGACGGGCGACCTCGGCGTGCTCGACGGCGGCCTGCTGCGCATCGTCGGGCGGCGCTCCGGGTTCGTGAAGGTGCTGGGGCTGCGCATCGACCTGGCCCGCGTCGAGACCACCCTCGAGCACGAGGGCCTGGTGGTGTGCGTCACCGGGGACGACACCGGCCTGCGTGTCGCCGTCGAACCCGTGCCCGGGGAGGTCGCGGGCGACACGGCCAGCCGGGTCCGTCGCCTCGCCGGCCACGCCGCCGGCGTCGGGGTGGGCCACATCCGGGTGGGCGTCCTCCCGCTGGCCCGCCTGACCAACGGCAAGGTGGACCGCGCCGGCTGCGACGCCCTCGTCCGGGCTACAGACCCGGAGGAGTGCGCAGATTCGCGGCAGCGGATCGACGCCCCCGGTGTCGCCGTCCGTGTCGCCGGGGTGCTGCGCGATGTGCTGAGCCTGCCCGACGTCGACCTGGACCGGTCCTTCGTCGCCCTGGGGGGCGACTCCCTCACCCACGTGCAGGCCTCTGCCCGGCTCAGTTCGCTGCTCGGCGACCTGCCCGCGGACTGGCACCACCGCCCCGCGCGCAGCCTCGTCGACTCCGCCGCCCCGGACGACGTCCGGCCCGCGCCGGACCGTCGCTGGCAGCGCGTCGAGATGTCGGTGGTCCTCAGGGCCGTGGCGGCCATCATCATCTGCGGCTCGCACGCCGAGCTGTTCCGTGTCCTCGGTGGCGCCCACACCCTCATGGCCGTCGCCGGTTACAGCACGGCCATGTTCGGCCTCTCGGCAGCCGGGGCCGTCGCCCGCTGGCGCGCCGGCGCCAGGCTGGTCATCGGCGTGGCAGTGCCCACCGTCGTCACCGCCCTCATCGGCATGGCCTACGGCCGCTACGGCTGGGGCAACGTCTTCCTGGTGAACTGGGCCACCGGCAACATCTCCACCGGCGGCCGCAACGAGTTGTGGTTCGTCGACGTCCTGGTGTTGGCGGTTCTGGTGGTGACCGCACTGCTGTCGTGGCCGGCCATCGCCCGGCGCTGGACCGACGACCCGTGGCGGGTGGCGATGGGGCTGCTCCTCGTCGGGCTGGTGGCGCGCTTCATCATCCTCAGCTTCGAGCACGACGGCCCGATGCGTGGCGTGCTGCCCACCGTCTTCTGGCTGTTCGCCGCCGGGATGGCGCTGGCCGTCGCCCGCACCCGCCGTCGCACGGAACTGACGCTGGCGATGGCGCTGCTGGGCACCCTCGGCTACTTCCCGGACGACACCGCGCGCAACCTGGTGATCGCGGGCGGCATCATCGCCCTGGCGCTGGTGCGCAGCGTCCCGCTGCCGCGGCTGGTCGTCCCCGTCGTCACGGTGCTGGCCGCCGCCAGCCTGCACATCTACCTCATCCAGTTCCACGTCCTGACGTTGGTGTCGCGGACCCTCACGGACCACGGGTTGGTGCGCACCGTCGCCGCCCTCGTCGTGGGCGTGCTGCTCTGGCGCGTCACCGCCACGCCCATCGCCCGCCTCCAAGACCTCCTCGTCCCCCTCCGCAGTACTTCCCCCACCCCCGAGAGGACCACCCCGTGA
- a CDS encoding 4'-phosphopantetheinyl transferase superfamily protein — protein MITVAVDVWWADLRSADVERAAELPAAERARLEELDASADRGRRLLGALLLQEALRTARGLPQGAAVELDRTCETCGGPHGRPRPSDGLGPYVSVSHSGLLVAVAASYQAAVGVDVQRASAAGRTWDWVVAEARFKAGLPEGAGSVLQLDPPLTGYTAALTVAADDARVTFRGPSPG, from the coding sequence TTGATCACGGTGGCGGTCGACGTGTGGTGGGCAGATCTGCGCTCCGCCGACGTGGAACGCGCGGCAGAGTTGCCGGCGGCGGAGCGGGCACGGTTGGAGGAGCTCGACGCGTCGGCGGATCGCGGGCGCCGCCTGCTGGGCGCGTTGCTGCTTCAGGAAGCGCTGCGGACCGCGCGCGGCCTACCGCAGGGAGCCGCCGTCGAGCTCGACAGGACGTGCGAGACGTGCGGCGGTCCCCACGGCCGGCCGAGACCGTCCGACGGCCTGGGCCCCTACGTCTCGGTCAGCCACTCTGGGCTCCTCGTCGCGGTCGCCGCCAGCTACCAGGCGGCTGTCGGCGTCGACGTGCAGCGCGCATCGGCTGCCGGGAGGACGTGGGACTGGGTGGTGGCTGAGGCGCGGTTCAAGGCGGGCCTCCCCGAAGGCGCCGGCAGCGTGCTCCAGCTCGATCCCCCACTGACCGGATACACGGCCGCCCTGACGGTCGCGGCGGACGACGCTCGTGTCACCTTCAGGGGGCCGAGTCCGGGGTAG
- a CDS encoding LmeA family phospholipid-binding protein → MQFPDGPPQSHGSHAYSPGAGADEPFGAGSHLVPAPRRRLRSRVLDWVIGALAMLGIVLLALVLFWLSVTQPVDPTGAPPSDDTSTAAGPVPEATPPADLEENEVWLGDISLNAGSVFAAGTPLQDVVGTGTDVISGPDGLVARHLDLTATVPFHVVAAQINPNTTLSAAGGGEARVDTMMEALGRSLPVGATGTVEVVGGKLVMVPTSIDVGAPRFVSDLLGDVVRELITFEYAIEGLPDGVVLRSVQVVDGGFRANLTGDNVRLVQ, encoded by the coding sequence GTGCAGTTTCCTGACGGGCCGCCACAGTCGCACGGCAGCCACGCCTACTCGCCCGGCGCTGGTGCGGATGAGCCGTTCGGGGCAGGGAGCCACCTGGTTCCCGCACCGCGGCGACGGCTCCGATCACGCGTGCTCGACTGGGTCATCGGCGCCCTCGCCATGCTCGGCATCGTGCTGCTCGCACTCGTGTTGTTCTGGTTGTCGGTGACGCAACCGGTCGACCCCACCGGCGCCCCGCCGAGCGACGACACGTCGACGGCGGCCGGACCAGTACCCGAGGCCACCCCGCCCGCGGACCTCGAGGAGAACGAGGTGTGGCTCGGTGACATCTCCCTGAACGCCGGTTCGGTCTTCGCCGCGGGCACACCGCTCCAGGACGTCGTCGGCACCGGCACCGACGTCATCTCCGGGCCGGACGGGCTCGTCGCGCGGCACCTCGACCTGACGGCAACGGTCCCGTTCCATGTCGTGGCCGCGCAGATCAACCCGAACACCACGCTGAGCGCAGCCGGTGGGGGTGAGGCGCGCGTCGACACCATGATGGAAGCCCTAGGGCGAAGCCTCCCCGTCGGGGCCACCGGCACCGTGGAGGTCGTTGGCGGCAAGCTCGTGATGGTGCCGACCTCCATCGACGTCGGCGCACCACGCTTCGTCTCCGACCTGTTGGGAGACGTGGTGCGGGAGTTGATCACGTTCGAGTACGCCATCGAGGGCCTGCCCGACGGGGTGGTCCTGCGGAGCGTGCAGGTGGTCGACGGCGGCTTCCGCGCCAACCTCACCGGGGACAACGTCCGGCTCGTCCAGTGA